GCGAATGACCGCGCCAGTGATGGGCGCATCGCCCACGTGCTGACGATTTCCCTGCAAACCGTGACGCGTCCCGCATACCCAAGCCTTGCCGCCTGCGACTTGACCAGCGCACTCAAGAATCTGGTCACGGATAACCGATGGGGATTGTCGGGCGATCAATGTGATCTGCCCGCGAACCTGGACGCGATCCCGTCTTCATTGATCAACGGCACACAGGCGTTCCCTGCATGGACCCTGTCCTTCACCCAAACACTGTATTTCGGCACACCGCTGCTGGACGACCCCCTGGGCACGCCCAAATTCGCCCGCACCTGGGAAGTTTCGGACATCGACGACCCGGACCAATACACCGAACTCGAGGACTGAGCCATGTTCGATGCACTTTTACGTCTGCAGCTTGGCCCGATCATTGAACGCCTGGCGGAAATGGAGGCCGAGCTCGAAGACCTTTACCGACGCACTGACAGTCTGTGCCGGATTGGCGTCTGCCAGGAGGTCGATGCCGCGAGCAATACATGCCGGGTGCTGCACGGCGAATTGCTGACCCCGGCCATTCGGTTTTTCAATCCCAGCGCCGGGGCGCAAAGCGAATCGCGGATTCCCTCCATGGGAGAGCAATGCCTGCTGCTGAACCATGGCGCCGGCGAAAGCAGCGCGCAATCCGTTGCTTTATTCGGGCTCAACGGCAATCGGTTTCCCCCGCCCTCGACACAAGCATCGCTGACGCGTCGCCTCTATGGGGACGGTACGGAAAGCAGTTACGACGATGCCAGCCATGCGCTGCACTGGAAGAACGGCCCGGCCGCGTTCAACGGTAATCGCGAATCGCTCGACTTGAGCATTGGCCCGGCACACCTGGCAATGAGCCCTCAATCCATCGAATTGCAACTGGGCACAGTCGGTATACGGCTGGATGCGTCCGGTGTGCACCTGAGCGGCCCGTTGGTGGATCACCAGGGCCGCGTGATCAGCTCGGCATAAGAGTATTTCCAATGATAGGAATCGACAGAAACACCGGTGCGACCGTCGACGACTGGCCGCAGTTTGTGCAGCGCGCTACCCGGGCGCTGACCACACCTTTGGGTACACGCCAGAAGCGGCCGTTGTATGGCTCTGCCATCCCGGATCTGTTGGGGCAGAACCTGGGCGACGACGTGCTGATCCTGGCCCAGAGCCACGCCGCGCAGGCGTTCTATAACAGCCAGAACGGCATCAACGATTTCAAGCCGCAGGTCATTGTCGCCAGCCGTCACGGCGCGGGGTTGCTCCTGCGTTTCGCTGGCACCTGGCAAAACCGGAATCAGACGTTTGAGGTGGTGACATGAGCATGTTGATACCGGGTCAGAATCAACTGACCGAGCCGGAGATCGTCACGGTCGAAGCGTTCGAGGATCTGCTGGCTGAGTTCAAGACCTTTGTCGTCGAGTACGTCGGCGCCCGCGCTCCGCAGAGCGCAGCGAAACTCAAGGTCAGTCTGGAGAACGAAAGCGAACTGTTGACCCTGGCCCTCGAAGCGTTTTGTGTGCGCCTGCAATTGCACGAGCGCAAGTACAACGCTCGCATCAAACAGATGCTGGCGTGGTGGGCGACGGGGAGCAATCTCGATGCCCGCCTGGCAGACATGGGGCTGGAGCGTCAGTTGCTCGACCCCGGCGACCCGGCGGCGTTCCCGTCGATTGCGCCTGTGTACGAAAGCGATGATGACGCGCGGTTGCGTTATTACCTGGCGCCCCACGCACCGGCTGCCGGCTCGCGCATGCAGTACCGCCGCGAGGTGTTCACCCTTGGCGAGCGCCCGATGGTGAGGGTTGATTCCGCCGCGGCAGGCCAGGTGACGGTGACCTACACATTCGCTCCCGACGGGTTTGCCGCGCAAGTCAAGGATGGCAACGGACGGCGCACGACACCGGGTGACGTCATGGTTACGGTGCTATCCCGGGAGGGAGATGGAACAGCCTCCGCAGATTTGCTCGACGGCGTGCGCCGGCACTTCGATCGACCTGATGTGCGGCCGGAAACGGATCGGGTCACGGTGCAGAGTGCACGCATCAAACCCTACAGGATTCGGGCAACTGCCAGGATCAACTCCGGTCCCGACTCCGGTTTGACGAAAGTCGCTGCGCAGCAACAACTGCAAGCCTATGCCGACAGCTGCCATCACCTTGAAGGAAGAGTCGATCCGAGCTGGATCGACTACACACTGCATGGCGCTGGTGCAGTTCAGCTGGAGATTCTCGAGCCGCTGGCGCCGATTGTGGCGACGGCCTTCGAGGCGCCTTACTGCACCGGCATCGAGGTGGAGGTGCTTACGCTATGAGTGACTCTGCCTCTCGCCCGAGCTTGTTACCCGCCAACAGCAGCGCACTGGAAAAGGCACTCGACCTCGGGTTCGGCGACTTGCTTGATCGCATTGCGCCGCCGTTTCCCGAGTTGATGGACCCGACCACCACACCCTTGGCGTTTTTGCCCTATCTCGCGGCGGATCGGGGTGTCAGCGAGTGGAGTACCGAAGCGGTTGAGGCGGAAAAGCGTCTGACCGTTGAACTCGCCTGGCCCACGGCACGCCGGGCCGGTACACGACAGGCGCTGGAAAACGCCGCCAAAGGCTTGCGCCTGATACCTGAAGTTCGCGCCTGGTACGAGCAGGTGCCACCGGGCCAGCCCTACAGCTTTTCCGTCAGGGCCTTCACCGAACAGCCTTACAGCGAAGCCATCGATGCCCGTCTCGACCGTCGGCTGGCAGACGCCAAAAGTGAACGCGACACCCTGTCCGTGTCTGTCGGCTTGAGTGCCTTCGGCAGCCACGTCATCGGCGCATCGACGGTGTGCGGCGAGCTGACCACGGTTTTTCCCATCGTCATCGAAGGGCTGGAAGTGTCAGGCGATGTCTTCATGGCTGCCGGACTCTACAGCGTCGAAACATCCACTATTTATCCTCAGGGGGCCTGAATGGCTGACTATTACACCCTGCTAACCAACGCAGGGATTGCCTACGAAACCGCCTGCAAGGCGGCGGGCACGCCAATCAAACTGTCGCAGATTTCGGTCGGTGACGGTGGCGGCGCGGTCTACAACCCGGCGGCGACCGCCACCGCGCTCAAGCGTGAAGTGTGGCGCGGGCCGCTCAATGCGCTGTTCCAGGACGATAAGAACCCGAGTTGGTTGCTGGCCGAGGTCACGATTCCGCCTGAAGTGGGCGGCTGGTATGTGCGTGAAGCCGGGCTCTGGACCGACACCGGGATCTTGTACGCCATCGTCAAATACCCGGAGTCGTTCAAGCCGGTATTGGCGACGTCGGGGTCGGGGAAAGAGTTCTACATTCGCTCGATTTTCGAGACCAGCAATGCGTCGTTGGTGACGTTGTTGATTGATGACACGGTGGTCAAGGCGACGCGGGCGTGGGTTGTGGACTATGTGGCTGCAGAGTTGAACAAGCTTGACGCCAAACAATCGGTTCGAGTCGCGACCACGGCCAACATGGTTTTGAGTGCACCCCAAACAATTGACGGCGTGGCGGTAATCGCTGGTGATCGAGTACTGGTTAAAAACCAGACATTGGCGAAAGACAATGGTTTGTATGTTGTAGCCAATGGTGCCTGGTCGCGGTCGGAGGATGCCGACAGCAGTGTGGAAGTGACGTCGGCCCTGCAGGTTTCAGTTGAGCAGGGGGCAACGCAGGCTGACACTCGTTGGCAGTTGGTAACCGATGGGGTGATTGTTCTGGGTACCACGGCATTGGTCTTCCAGAACGTGACTTATGGTTTTGCTCCATTGGCATCACCCGCCCTCGTAGGTGTGCCCACCGCACCAACGGCTGCATTGGGCGCCAACACCACGCAAATCGCCACTACTGCGTTTGTCCAGCAGGAAATGGCCGCGGACCTGGCAACCATAGCGCCGCTGATGGATGGTGCGGCGGCAGTCGGAACAAGTACCAAACTGGCGCGTGAAGATCATCGGCACCCTATGGATACGTCGCGGGCACCCTTAGCCTCGCCCATCTTCACCGGAACTCCAACCGCTCCGACCGTCTCCCGATTTGATGCAAGTCTTAAACTGATGAACGCGTCGGCAGTTGCCAGTCGCGGCCACCAATTCTCTGCGTTCAACGCCTTTTCCGGCGCGCTAACAGGGGTTGTCTCGCATGTTGGTGGCGTTGTGCATTGTTCCGGTACAGGCCCCAATTCCTACAGTTTGCCTGACTCGACGGCCAATGTGATTCCGGCGGGGGCAACCGTACGAGTGCAGAATTGGGGTGTGACTACCCTGGGATTGGCGATTCAAGGCACCGATAAAATGCAGGAAAACATCGACGGGTCATGGACGACCACAACTCGCTCGATTCCTCCCGACACCTTTGTTGATTGCCTCTATATCGGCAACGGTCTGTGGTTACTCACCGGGCCTGGGGTATATGGGAAAACACGTTCATTCGGCGCATCGTTCAGTGACCTGGCCGGTTATCAGAAATTGCCAAGCGGGTTGATCATTCAGGGAGGGTTGGCGAGTAATGTCGGGCAGGCGACCAATGGCCCGGTACCTGGGCCAGTTCAGGATCTGACGTTTCCGGTGACCTTTCCGAATGCTGTTCTTTGGTGGGCGGTAAGCATGGGGTTTACGACCATGACCACGAGTTCGTCTTTTGCTCCGGGAATGTTGCCGTTATCGACGTCGATCTTTCGGGTTCAGAACAATTACACGGCATCTGCGGGAATGATTCGGTGGATTGCAATTGGATATTAAGGAGGCGCCAATGTTTTTTTGCTCTAAATCGGGTGGGTTCTACGATCCCGCAATAAATGGTTCGGCTATTCCAGAAGGGGCCGTTGCAATCACTCGTGATGAACACGCAGCACTGCTAAAGGGAAATTCAGAGGGAAAACGTATAGGTAGTGACGACGAAGGCCGTCCATTGTTGTTGGATCCTTTGCCGTTGACTGGAGATGAGTTGGCGGTCAATGCGCGAGCTTGGCGTGATGGTGAGCTGGATCTATCTGATCGAGTAGTCAGTCGGCATCGCGACGAAACTGAAGAGGGAGTAGTGACCACATTGACCGCCGAACAGTACGCTCAGCTTCAGATTTACCGCATGGAATTGCGCAATTGGCCAGCGTCCAAGGGCTTTCCCTTGATAGAGCATCGGCCCTCCGCGCCGGCCTGGATCTTGGACCTTCATAAATAAACGCCCCGCACCGTCGGGGCGTTTTCTTATCCGCCAAACAAGCCCCCCCCCAACAGCCCCTTACCCAAGGGGCTTTTTCATTCATGGAGTAACACAAATGGCAGAACGCCAAACCTACACCGTGCTCGTCCCATTCCCCACGGGGCGTGGTCACTGGTCGAGCATCGGCCAGGAACTGCAATTGCTCGACGTGGAGGCCAGTGCGTTGCGCAGCGCCGGTCGCCTGGAGCTGAAAAAGACCGAGGCTGCCGAGTCGGCCTCTCCATCCACTGCGGCCAAAAAGGCCGCTGCCAAGAAGGCTGAA
This genomic interval from Pseudomonas putida contains the following:
- a CDS encoding phage tail protein, which gives rise to MADYYTLLTNAGIAYETACKAAGTPIKLSQISVGDGGGAVYNPAATATALKREVWRGPLNALFQDDKNPSWLLAEVTIPPEVGGWYVREAGLWTDTGILYAIVKYPESFKPVLATSGSGKEFYIRSIFETSNASLVTLLIDDTVVKATRAWVVDYVAAELNKLDAKQSVRVATTANMVLSAPQTIDGVAVIAGDRVLVKNQTLAKDNGLYVVANGAWSRSEDADSSVEVTSALQVSVEQGATQADTRWQLVTDGVIVLGTTALVFQNVTYGFAPLASPALVGVPTAPTAALGANTTQIATTAFVQQEMAADLATIAPLMDGAAAVGTSTKLAREDHRHPMDTSRAPLASPIFTGTPTAPTVSRFDASLKLMNASAVASRGHQFSAFNAFSGALTGVVSHVGGVVHCSGTGPNSYSLPDSTANVIPAGATVRVQNWGVTTLGLAIQGTDKMQENIDGSWTTTTRSIPPDTFVDCLYIGNGLWLLTGPGVYGKTRSFGASFSDLAGYQKLPSGLIIQGGLASNVGQATNGPVPGPVQDLTFPVTFPNAVLWWAVSMGFTTMTTSSSFAPGMLPLSTSIFRVQNNYTASAGMIRWIAIGY
- a CDS encoding phage tail protein I, translated to MSDSASRPSLLPANSSALEKALDLGFGDLLDRIAPPFPELMDPTTTPLAFLPYLAADRGVSEWSTEAVEAEKRLTVELAWPTARRAGTRQALENAAKGLRLIPEVRAWYEQVPPGQPYSFSVRAFTEQPYSEAIDARLDRRLADAKSERDTLSVSVGLSAFGSHVIGASTVCGELTTVFPIVIEGLEVSGDVFMAAGLYSVETSTIYPQGA
- a CDS encoding phage baseplate protein, with amino-acid sequence MIGIDRNTGATVDDWPQFVQRATRALTTPLGTRQKRPLYGSAIPDLLGQNLGDDVLILAQSHAAQAFYNSQNGINDFKPQVIVASRHGAGLLLRFAGTWQNRNQTFEVVT
- a CDS encoding phage baseplate assembly protein V, with the protein product MFDALLRLQLGPIIERLAEMEAELEDLYRRTDSLCRIGVCQEVDAASNTCRVLHGELLTPAIRFFNPSAGAQSESRIPSMGEQCLLLNHGAGESSAQSVALFGLNGNRFPPPSTQASLTRRLYGDGTESSYDDASHALHWKNGPAAFNGNRESLDLSIGPAHLAMSPQSIELQLGTVGIRLDASGVHLSGPLVDHQGRVISSA
- a CDS encoding baseplate J/gp47 family protein, translated to MSMLIPGQNQLTEPEIVTVEAFEDLLAEFKTFVVEYVGARAPQSAAKLKVSLENESELLTLALEAFCVRLQLHERKYNARIKQMLAWWATGSNLDARLADMGLERQLLDPGDPAAFPSIAPVYESDDDARLRYYLAPHAPAAGSRMQYRREVFTLGERPMVRVDSAAAGQVTVTYTFAPDGFAAQVKDGNGRRTTPGDVMVTVLSREGDGTASADLLDGVRRHFDRPDVRPETDRVTVQSARIKPYRIRATARINSGPDSGLTKVAAQQQLQAYADSCHHLEGRVDPSWIDYTLHGAGAVQLEILEPLAPIVATAFEAPYCTGIEVEVLTL
- a CDS encoding phage tail assembly chaperone encodes the protein MQLDIKEAPMFFCSKSGGFYDPAINGSAIPEGAVAITRDEHAALLKGNSEGKRIGSDDEGRPLLLDPLPLTGDELAVNARAWRDGELDLSDRVVSRHRDETEEGVVTTLTAEQYAQLQIYRMELRNWPASKGFPLIEHRPSAPAWILDLHK